From Arthrobacter sp. U41, a single genomic window includes:
- a CDS encoding ABC-three component system middle component 8, translating to MLIPNKHSHPDRTPIAVAVTLLPQVRRKRSVPFNELRDFLKGRMPEGDFLFGSAMDVLYLLGLVEYRSKSDLFEYVGP from the coding sequence GTGTTGATACCCAACAAACATTCTCACCCAGATCGGACGCCCATCGCCGTGGCAGTCACACTTCTCCCTCAGGTTAGAAGAAAGCGTAGCGTCCCGTTCAATGAATTGCGTGATTTCCTTAAAGGCCGAATGCCTGAAGGGGATTTCCTATTCGGTTCCGCGATGGATGTCCTGTATTTACTCGGCTTAGTAGAATACCGAAGCAAATCCGATTTATTTGAGTATGTGGGACCGTGA